aaaaaaaaaagaaggaaataatGGCGCAGTCTGGAGCATAGCTTTTCCATTAAAAACGGAAATCTGATGGGATGTAAGCAAACGGAatcattttcacttttttgaaaccccattggacTCTATTAGAAAGAAATGGGATCagttttctattttatttcagtttctctcctccaaaaatggagcaaagaGACGGACCCCCTCAtatgagccctaatgcaggtatGAAAGCAGTCTTGGAGCTCTATTCTTATTCTCCTAGctgaaggccggtttcacatgggcaacaaaatcgcACAATCTTCTCGCGATGCaatagtgctacaaatcgcatgcatgGGCATGTAGgcatgtatataattttttttctgtgatatcccccattgttttctatgggacagaaaaaaaaaaatctcattgcaCCACATACAGATGCAaatgtgattttatttatttttgtggcATTGATCCGAGTTTCTTGGACCGttatcgcactcacccatgtgaatacagcctcaaATGACCTTTTATTCCTTGCCACTGCAAGTCTTCTGCCTGAAATATTCTCCTCTGTCCAATGAGCTAGACCACAGGTCTGATTGGTAGCTGTGGTGCCCAACCAGAAGACCGCTAGAGTTGTTAATAAGAGAAGCTCACTGGTTAAACAGGTGGAGCACTTCAGTCAGACGCTGCACCTCCAGAGCACTTGCAGCGGTGGGGAATAAAAGTTGATTTTTCAGAAAGATGGCTTCTACCtcggtgtgtgtgtttttttttttttttttttttgccttctggaTTCACATTGGTGTGAtataggctaaactagatggcataacatactatgttactgtcaaCAAGCTGCACAAAGCTGTGATCTTGCCTTGCTCCCCTGCACCCACGTAGTGCTATATACATGTGTACCGTATTCTCATTTACATTGCATGTTTTGAATGTCCATCTTTAGTTTGCATTTCATGTGTGTTGTATCTGTGGAAGCTCAAACTTTTTGTGAATAGCTTCACAGACAACCCAGGAAGTGCAGAATAAAGCTGGTATATTGTATGTGTGGTGATTAGGCAGTGTATTGTTAGTTAGCTGTGGTGTGAATATCAGCTACTACGTATACTACCACATCAGCGCATGTCATTGTCACTGGACGCTTAGAATAAGGGTGTAAGTACTCGCTTAGGTGGCAATACAACTTCTGTGAATATCTTCAAGAGTACCAATGTACGTAGGTGTGTAGCTACGGagtcatgggcctgggtgcaaaagaaCTGCTGCCAACCAACCCCTCACATTCCATATTGTGATAGACAGTCAATTGGCAATGTTATCCTATCAACTATCATACTGTCCTACTCGGACTGGATAACCTCACCGAGCTGTGATGGGTTAACCCTGCCATAATGTGTCCAGATAATACTACCATACCATGataaaataataccaccatactatgAGTGTatgatattaaagggattgttcaagtTGTAATTTATGTGTTAAATTGATGCTCTCCAGGCCTGACAATAATAAAATATCCAATACTGATCTCTCCCAGCTCCCCTCATATCAGTGCCGGCAGCTCCAGTCTCCCCATGTCACGGAGTACTGCAGACATCagctttgtgattggctgcagtagcttgATGTCCCGTATACAGACGGACCCTGTTACCATGATGTCACTAGTGGGATCAGAGCTGAGGACAGTACAACATATTTTAATAATTCAAACATAAAGACCATCACATCAAACGAGAAAAATTAaaactcagacaatccctttaaggttaCCTACACACTGCTACGCCAATGTGAGGTGTTCTGGCAAAAACGCATCACGTTACCTCTGAAGTAGTGGTCCTCTGGCACTGATTTCAGGTGCATTAGAGGATTagcaatgggagacctcacattgGACAGCGtatgatgtgttttactgtcccattgaaaacaatgggcgatgcgttctgaggaacgcaaaaagataggacatgccacaatattGTTTTCAGCATCGCTTATATataccattcaaaagaatggggttcatattctcgCTAGTTTAAGGTACGTTCACACATTGAGGATTTCGATGTGGTTTTTGTTGTGGTTCCACCTCAGATTTTATCTTTTCAATagaaggggtgaattctgcagcagttccacaccaaaatctacatcaaTTCAGCTACATGTGTATAGTAATGTGGCCCCTTGAGTAACAGTGCAACCATATGTAAATCCCTCCCCCCTCCAGTAGCAATTTCCCTAAATATCGCTCCCCTCATTACGTGTGCCAAAATGTGGCCTCCTCAGTAATTGTGATTCAAATGTAGCCCCTTACCCTAGCGGGTCCTCAAACCACCCAGAGTTGCTATGAGCACAAACTTCATGTCCCTGCGCTCAGTCACATGTCAGAGCCGAACTCCTCGTCTGTCTGCAGCATAGTGTGAGTGCTGGAGACGCAGAAGCAGTTGGTCCCTATTGCTTCTCCATCTTCTAACCCGGCAGAATCATGGCCCTACTTTCTCCTCTGACTAGCTGCAGGCAGAGATGAGCAGTCGGGCTGTTATACAGCAGGGTTATGTGACTGAGTACAGCGGGGCAGCGGCAGATGACATTCGGGCTGTTGGCATCATTGGGTGGACAGAAGAGGGGATGGTCTGCATTCTCTGTGCCTTGCATGcacatattttgcatgtgcaaatgcacttgtgtgaataagccctaacagcaCAAGAGTGCAAGTATGCGCTATGACAGTTAGACCCCATTCACACAGTAGTATTCTGGTCAATATTTAGTATCAGTATTTGTGAGCCAAAATCACAAATGGAACCTGCAGGTAGAAggtataagggctcatgcccacggccccgAGACCCACAGCGTCTTACACATTCTGCAGTTATACGTTCTTTCGTCGGAGATCGCGTATGGCACTGCGCGTGCCTGCAAATCGCACAGAcatatgcagatttttttaaaattaaattccCCGCTGTGTTCAGAGCGGGGGTGCGTATGAAAACGCTGCTCATGCGTTaagtattgcgtatggacagcatatcatatgcagccCATACAGCTGTACAGGCCTCATGCTGCATACAAATGCAGATAAATGGCGCATGCTGCAATCTTGCATATTGATGCAGTGTCTACATGcctatgtgcatggatcaatgaagtCTATTGACTTTCTCTGACTACATCCATCACATATCATGCATTCGTGCAATGCACGCATGATGTGCGGTGAAAACGCTAATGGAGAGATTTGCATCTCTTTGGTATTTTTGGACCCGctcttggttttggcttacaaatactgttgtaaaatattgaccaaaatactgccatgtgaatgaggcccaagTCATGTGATGCAGAGATTAATAACGCACTCTTGGGGCTGTCTTACACCCGACACCTAAGCGCATAAAAATTCTGTGCGGATAACTGCACACAACGTGTGGATGGATGATTTTCTTCGAtggagtcctgagcttaattagcattaaGATTGTCCATTCACACAATCTAGAATTTGCACTGCTGTTGGGGAGTTTGAGGACGAGAGAAAGATTGCGGCAGTAGCGCCGAAGTCCCTCATTTGGTTGAACAGCAAGTCTTAAATGTTCTGCTGTAAGCTCCTATTAGTTCTGTAGTAGTGcaatacacagaagggcctgtagagggctgcagacaggacttctggtgcaagGGTTaacaaaggggtggagcaggaactagaaaagggccagttcctgccagaggtagagagagaggaccagtgcagcatagggaggtgctgcaggctggtggcctagcaaaggtcAGAGTCTGATAGGGATGACTCCCCTGGACTcgcacccaagttggggtgcttatttaAATGATATATATTGActgtgtgatgtgctgtggaataaaggctggcaggagccggACAAAGAAATCAACGTCTCCGGAGTGTCTACATGTGTGGTGCACCAGTTCCATGTAAGAGAGGTCAGCAATCCCGAGGCAAGGGCAGCCCGCTTGATACAGTCCCTTCatcgctggggactcccttcatcacaGCTGGGCTCAATGGAACCTCAGGATTCCCCCCCATAGTGGAGAGAGGGCGGGGAATCCAGAGTTGCACTTTTTGAGCTTTTAGCCAAATGCGCAATGCAACTGTaatgtttgaacaatgatttacTCACTGGCTATTAACATACACTCAACCAACAGATCATACCACACAAATTACTCCAGAGGTACTCTGGACCCGCCAGAGGAAAAGAATATAACAGCCCAATCTTCTGCTGTACATAAAAATCAAAGTGCCCTTTTAATTCAGAGTAGATCCTGGACAGTCACTGTACACACAGGTCACATCATCAAGGGGTGCAAATGAATGCATACAAAATATGTGGCTCCAGCAGCAAAAGGTCTGTTCTGCTAGAAGCTTAACAAGTGGCTACTACGGCTGGACTTCAAGGGTCAGAGGATCTTCTGGTGGACCCATCTTCAATCTGATCCTAATTATATATTGTATGAAACCCATATTACATATAATATGGGTTTCATACAACATATGAATGTggctaagcccccccccccccccctttaaagacGCATATCCCATTGCATAGTTTTGGCCAGGATGTCAAAGATATAAAAAGGATTCTTCAAGAAGTTGGAAAGCTATCAAAACCAttttgaaaaacgtaaaaaactaATCTTGTGACTCCTCAAGGATTCTTGCTGTAAACAGTCCGGCCTAGGATTTCTTGTAATGTCAAAGATCTTCCTTTTTCCTCTTAATGATTTCTGTGACCATAGAGGCCACATCTTGTCTTATATTTTCCACAGGTTCCTCAGGTCGCCAGGTCTTTATTACTTGACCTTGGGGGTTCACCAGATATTTCCAAAAGTTCCATTTTGGCTCTTTCTTGGTTGATTCTAAATTCAAACACAAACAATTGGTTAATTATGTAGTTTTAATCATGGCTTGGTATTGAAGGAGAAATTAGTTGTAAATCTGACAACAAATATTCCTGTCATTGCAATTCCCACACCATCTTTCTTGCCCATTTATGCTGTGATACAGAAGCAGAAGGATGTATCACTGCTCAAAGAGGTTATCCGGTCAACCTAAAATATGGGTTGTAGTTTTCTGGCATTACAAAATTAAAGGAGCTGTTCAGCTgtgagctattgatgacctatcctcagggcatCGTTTATTGGGattgttgaattcaatgggaaaccaTGAAGTACagggagctgtctgtttcctgctttACACACTGTGACAAGAGGCCATGGAACAGATTGTTGGCAGGGGGCCTGAGTGGCtgatccctgccgatcaactattaaccacttcccgctccatgacgtactggtacttcccgcaacaggacgtactggtacgtcatcgggatagcgcgagatcatgactgacctcgcgctatcccgcagcgggagccggctgtcagtcacagccggcgtcccgctgcaacagtggggggaggggcatcgcagatgcgcccccccccccccccgctgttaaccccttccctgcggcagggaaggagttcagagggagcgcactccctctgtgtctccggccggctcacGCCCGGCTTGTCACCATGGctacaggacgccagacactggcgtcctgtattgcctatgatcgctgtataagcgataaggcatggcagagcagtagctctgccatgccttatcacagcgatcataggcacagtgctgcaagtccctcagagggagtCAAattgtgtgtaataaaaaaaccaaaccccccccccccctttttatgctttttctaatattagcataaaacaaggtaaaaaaaaatgaaaaccccacatattgggtattgacgcgtccgtaacgatgtgtacaaaaagttgaacgtctttttttattttgtacgacaaaaagcgtaaagaaaacgctaaaaaacagaggcaaaatgctaattttaagcattttgcctcacaaaaaaatgcaataagtgatcaaaaaagccgtacattcccccaaatggtaccaattaaaactacagctcgtctcgcaaaaaataagcccctatagagctccgtacatagaaaaataaaaaagttacaggactttgaatgcagctatagagaaaaaaaaatttccaaaaaaagaggctttttagtgcaaaaaagtgtaaaaacaaaaaaaaaatataagaattttggtatcgttgtaaccgtaccgacccgcagaaacaatttagtgtgtcatgtatgctgcatgattaacgctgtaaaaaaaaaaatctgtcagaattgatgcattttctctccctgttatcataaaaaaataataaaagttttacaagatagcctatgtacccaaacgtggcaccgataaaaactacagctcgccacgcaaaaaacaagccctcatgaaaaatggagatggaaaaataccaaaaatcgcttggtcctcaacgccaaaataggccatgtcattaaggggtccTGTCCTGTTCTGAAGATAGAAGAACACAAACTGGCTGCAACCATCCAAACTGTGAATTCAAGAGGTCTCTCCACTACCTCTCTGCAACATTATCCAATTGAAGAAGCCACAGACACATCACGTTTCTACGATCTTGATTTCTTTATAAGTGAATCATGTCTACCGTCAGTAGGAAAGGTTCCATAAATATGTACGTATCTGTAAACCAGGTTCGTCAGCAGGATGGCAAAGTCCACATACTCAAGCTTTAACAATCTAGAGCAAGAACTTCAAGGCAGTGAACAGGTGTGAACACACCTGGGcaatgttgcaggggtcttccCACTTCCTCAAGCCATTCTTAGTTAAACTGTGGTGTTTTGGTTAGCGCTGTACGGAACCTTGAATTTCTTTCTAAAGAGAAACCTTCCGAAGACTATCTCTGCATACCTTGTTTGCATTACATCATGTGAAGAACATTAAAGGCCCTTCTACACAGACCAATGACTGTTTGGATTGCTGCGATCAagtgaaaatctttttttttttttttttgtctgttcaaAGTAAATGCCTGCCCTGACTGAACGAGGAACAACAATTTGTCGGCTTGTCGTTtgccgttcagtttctgcatgcaaaactGAACAACAGATCGGCCCGTGTGGACAAGCAGTCGGTTACTTATGAACAACTGATTATTCTGGAGAGAGGCAAGTcggccagaacgatccccggccggtacgcctccattcagtcagcgatgctTGTTCCTCTGTAAAAGCACAAAAATGATGATCCTTGAGATGTCCTGTCCGACATCTGTACACGACAGATTGTCCTGCACAGATGCCGTCCCGCACCTTTAGGTCTTATCCAGACCAGTgcattttacatcagtattttgagAGCCAGGAGTGGGTCTAAAATACACAAGACCTGCAAATCTTTCCTTTACAGATaatccccgacttgcgaacaggttccgttccagcagcctgttcgcaagtccatttgttcgcaagtccaaCCAATTgtctgtatggagcgggatcgcgggtggatcccacttcatacaacgtcgggtgcaggctgttcttacaacGGACACCCagtggcagcagttctgacgagccgcgccgcttgtgggaactgttaacactttaaataccgctgtcagagcggtatttaaagtgttaacaggtcTGACTAgcggcttgtcggaactgctgccgccaggtgcccgctgtaagaaacagccggcacccgacgttcaggggccccgtacagcgtcccatgatgagatcgcgggacgctgtgcagtTGTTAGACAGCCGGGGGCctcctgaaaggcctcagggctgcctatgcagagtgcccatcaagcgcacggcttgctaggcgctctgcatagacagccctagggcctttcagaatgcccccccggGTGTCTAGCAGCCGCACAGTGCCCtgtgatctgaccggacaggcttgatagaagcctgcccgatccctgcacagtatgatgtaatgccatagcattacatcatactgtgcagaacagattgttcgcatcctGTGAAGTTCATAAATCGAACCtttgcaagtcggggactatctgtatactttctctccactcctagttttggcttacaaaatgcTGATTTAAAATACTCTCATCTGAATAAGCGCCAAGTCCCTTCACATGTGGCCAAATGTCAAACCAGCATATACAGGCCCAGTTAGAGCAATGTGCTCTCAATtagcagatggaaaaatatacTGATAGTTGGTATCAATTATTTTCCTTATCACTATTCTGAAATTGACTTGTCTGTGGCTTCCTCGATTGTTAGACTATtctgaggatcggtcatcaacaGTTCAAAGCTGGACAATTCCTCTTAACTTAGTACTGCCACACTTTGACCAGTTCATCCAGTCCCGTTAAACTATTCCCATCTTAGCCAATCGTGATCtagatgggaatactcctctGTATGCCATGGCTGAGACCACAGAAGCATCTGTACTGACACATTTTATGTGAAGTTTGTGCTACAATTGTGGCAAAATGTATATGATCACAACTGAACTTCAGCTGTCACTTATGGAAAAATATCATTTTTGCAAATCACACTCATTACTGAACTAAAAGTGTAAAACAATGTGCAACATTTTATTTAATTTcctgacactaaaaaaaaaagtgctgatcTCTATAGCTGGAATACAGATGTAGTTGTGGTTCATCATAGCACAGCGCTAGTTTGCATAGACGTAGTGTATCCAGGTCCTGTGCCATAGGGCTTATGGCACGGCCATGTTATATGTACTCCTATTACACACATCCGTAATACATCATCCATAAGCTGATGTGGGCCCATATGATACTTTATGGTGACTCCAATTTTATACAAAGGCAGACAAAGCGTTTTCCTCAAGTGTTCCATGTTATCATATGCCATATTATAGTAACAAAGCATAGCTTTAAATGGAAAGCACGCAGGTACCATACAGCAACACAGGTATTGCCTATAGATGCTTAATAGGGCCCTCAAGTGGGCCTCTGTACAGGGTTTGTGCACATGGGTTTGCCTGTATAcacccttatttacatatttgaAATGATTTCCAAATGAATATGAAGGacctatataataaaaaaaaataattagaccCCCTCCGCTTCCCCCTCTGCATTATCATACACATCCAAAACTATACACTTACCTACTAGGAACCGGAATGCAGGTTCTGCTTCAGTACCCAAAATCTTTATTTTGCTGAATATAGGGAATGTCGCTCCATAGTTTCCTCTAGCAAATGCTTCTATTTCCCGGTTTGAATTTGGCTCAGAATCCCCATATTGATTGCAGGGGAAAGCAAGAACATTGAAATGGAATGGTCCAAATTCCCTCTGTAATTCCTGCAGCCCTTTGTAGTTTGCATCTGTGTACTGACAGGCGCTTGCCACGTTTACAACCAGAGACGCCTGCGGGAGAAGACAGCAGAGCTTCATTGTCATGACTATGACTGCATACAACGCAGATCTCAGTACTGTGTGATCTATGGAATGCCGTTCAGTTTTAGCTCATCACTAGTACATGGCCTTCCACTATCTGGGTCAAATGTGTTGTAGGACGTCACCCGAACGTATGTGTTTGTGCGCACAttagtgcaacgtatttgtgctatgtTCATTTGCGGCAGACAACCATGCCCCAATTTAGGTGGCTATTTTTCATGACATTACGCAGCGTATTGTGTACCTGtgcacacatttgcacaccacacatagacttctatgtggactTGGGGTGCACAAAAATTGAGCAGGTCCATGACTGTGTGGgaaatgcacatgcaaagaagggaaatgtgaatgtacctattgaaataaatgggttctattctcagcatATTGTATGCGCAAATTTTGAGcacggaaatacgcccatgtgtagGAGCCCTTAAATTCCACCCTTGAACATGGAAAGTTTTTGGCACATCATTGTATTAAGGGTTCGTATTATACAGATCCGTAATATGGCTTCCATAGCAAGAGTTAAAGTTGATCATAACCTTTGTAGAGCCATGACGATAGGTTACGTAGTTCCAAAACCCCTAAGTGTAGCTCTAGATGTATCTGaaggtatatactatatacagcgctCTGCTACATGCGGAGTATGAGTTGTTACTTACTTTGCCTCTGTATTTGCTCAGTGCTACCGCTCTCTCCTTGGAATCCTTCACTTCATAGGAGTAGAAGTCTTTCCCTCTTGGCCTGAAGAACTTTAACTGTAAAATAAATAGAGCGGCGGTGCACACGACCATCGAGAAGAACACCAGATAGACTTTAGTCTTTGGGGAAGAGCATTTTAAGGGGTAAGGAGTAGGCAGAGTCTCCATTTTGGAGATTTTGCTGGGAAGTTGCAGCAAGTCCCTGGAATGTAATTTAGGGAGGAGCGCGGTCTGTAACTGGAAACCAGATGCTTTCTCAGCCCACTGAAACATAGAGGGAAGGATCTGAAGCCGTGCAGTTCCGAGAAATTCAGGGAGCATGtgtcagtaagggcttatttCCATGACcgtatttaataataataataataatctttatttgtatagcgccaacatattccgcagcgcttacatagacagggggaatacagaaagacaaaatacaaacattacagaaccacggttacatatagtaatcagttgatggaaacaataggggtgagggtcctgctccaacgagcttacatactacaagtaatggggtgatacagaaggtaaaggggctggagatgtgcacagtatggtgaggtggagagtgagcgatgctctacacatagacaatggtcagacatttagccgtgtgacggcagaaacggtgtgactgcaggagcggtttatgatggctagcagggattgcagtcagtaggtcagggagcatgttatcaggcggagtacagagaggtttgtttagggaatgcggtatgcctccctgaagaggtgcgtttttagagcacgcctgaagttctgcgagtcctggattgctcgggtagcctttggtagtgcgttccagaggaccggtgctgctctggagaagtcttggaggcgggaatgagaagttcgaattaaaggggcgctcagtctggtttcattagcagagcggagagcccgggctggttgatggattgagatgagggaggcgatatagggtggcgctgcgctgtggagggctttgtggatgaaggtagcgagtttgaattgaattctgtatttaacgggcagccagtgcagtgaccggcacaggacagaggcgtccgagtagcggctggacaggaatatgagcctggctgctgcattcaggatggattggagagggtagagtctggtacaggggaggccgatcagcaacgagttgcaataatcgagccgggagtggatgagggcgacaataagcattTCGCTGCATataaaaaagccccccccccccccctcccacctgaaaaaaaatgtgaccatgcaaagcattggattcagatgaacgattttttttatttttttttgccatgtaAAATAGTCTGCCTTGGAAAGATGGCACCTCTGTGACAGTTTTTGCCCGCCAGTTTTATATGCCACGTGAAAAGataaggtcttgccctatcttttgacgtgatctggaacaagctcccatagacttctgtggaagctggaaaaagtgagggggagggagttgccctgcgtacaatgctgggaaaagaccGCTTGCCCTAATTGGGCATTAATTGTCATTCCAAGCATTTTACAGCAGTCACTGCTTCCCATTGCTtctgcaaaa
This region of Eleutherodactylus coqui strain aEleCoq1 chromosome 5, aEleCoq1.hap1, whole genome shotgun sequence genomic DNA includes:
- the GPX8 gene encoding probable glutathione peroxidase 8 translates to METLPTPYPLKCSSPKTKVYLVFFSMVVCTAALFILQLKFFRPRGKDFYSYEVKDSKERAVALSKYRGKASLVVNVASACQYTDANYKGLQELQREFGPFHFNVLAFPCNQYGDSEPNSNREIEAFARGNYGATFPIFSKIKILGTEAEPAFRFLVESTKKEPKWNFWKYLVNPQGQVIKTWRPEEPVENIRQDVASMVTEIIKRKKEDL